From Procambarus clarkii isolate CNS0578487 chromosome 49, FALCON_Pclarkii_2.0, whole genome shotgun sequence, a single genomic window includes:
- the LOC138351430 gene encoding coiled-coil domain-containing protein 1-like → MRVVVLDAATRNKSSKVARAMDINDCLEDINDCLEDINDCLEDINDCQEDISDCLEDINDCLEDINDCLEDINDCLEDINDCQEDISDCLEDINDCLEDINDCQEDIKDCLEDISDCLEDINDCLEDINDCLEDIKDCLEDISDCLEDINDCLEDINDCLEDINDCLEDINDCLEDINDCLEDINDCLEDINDCLEDINDCLEDINDCLEDINDCLEDISDCLEDINDCLEDISDCLEDINDCLEDINDCLEDINDCLEDISDCLEDINDCLEDISDCLEDINDCLEDIIDCLEDISDCLEDINDCLEDISDCLEDINDCLEDISDCLEDINDCLEDINDCLEDISDCLEDINDCLEDISDCLEDINDCLEDINDCLEDINDCLEDINDCLEDINDCLEDISDCLEDINDCLEDINDCLEDISDCLEDINDCLEDISDCLEDINDCLEDINDCLEDISDCLEDINDCLEDINDCLEDINDCLEDINDCLEDINDCLEDINDCLEDITDVSNSHRTESSIPFYNFNMFS, encoded by the exons atgagagttgttgttttagatgcagctactcggaacaaaagttccaaagtagcacgggctatg GATATCAATGACTGCCTGGAGGATATCAATGACTGCCTGGAGGATATCAATGACTGCCTGGAGGATATCAATGACTGCCAGGAGGATATCAGTGACTGCCTGGAGGATATCAATGACTGCCTGGAGGATATCAATGACTGCCTGGAGGATATCAATGACTGCCTGGAGGATATCAATGACTGCCAGGAGGATATCAGTGACTGCCTGGAGGATATCAATGACTGCCTGGAGGATATCAATGACTGCCAGGAGGATATCAAGGACTGCCTGGAGGATATCAGTGACTGCCTGGAGGATATCAATGACTGCCTGGAGGATATCAATGACTGCCTGGAGGATATCAAGGACTGCCTGGAGGATATCAGTGACTGCCTGGAGGATATCAATGACTGCCTGGAGGATATCAATGACTGCCTGGAGGATATCAATGACTGCCTGGAGGATATCAATGACTGCCTGGAGGATATCAATGACTGCCTGGAGGATATCAATGACTGCCTGGAGGATATCAATGACTGCCTGGAGGATATCAATGACTGCCTGGAGGATATCAATGACTGCCTGGAGGATATCAATGACTGCTTGGAGGATATCAGTGACTGCCTGGAGGATATCAATGACTGCCTGGAGGATATCAGTGACTGCCTGGAGGATATCAATGACTGCCTGGAGGATATCAATGACTGCCTGGAGGATATCAATGACTGCCTGGAGGATATCAGTGACTGCCTGGAGGATATCAATGACTGCCTGGAGGATATCAGTGACTGCCTGGAGGATATCAATGACTGCCTGGAGGATATAATTGACTGCCTGGAGGATATCAGTGACTGCCTGGAGGATATCAATGACTGCCTGGAGGATATCAGTGACTGCCTGGAGGATATCAATGACTGCCTGGAGGATATCAGTGACTGCCTGGAGGATATCAATGACTGCCTGGAGGATATCAATGACTGCCTGGAGGATATCAGTGACTGCCTGGAGGATATCAATGACTGCCTGGAGGATATCAGTGACTGCCTGGAGGATATCAATGACTGCCTGGAGGATATCAATGACTGCCTGGAGGATATCAATGACTGCCTGGAGGATATCAATGACTGCCTGGAGGATATCAATGACTGCCTGGAGGATATCAGTGACTGCCTGGAGGATATCAATGACTGCCTGGAGGATATCAATGACTGCCTGGAGGATATCAGTGACTGCCTGGAGGATATCAATGACTGCCTTGAGGATATCAGTGACTGCCTGGAGGATATCAATGACTGCCTGGAGGATATCAATGACTGCCTGGAGGATATCAGTGACTGCCTGGAGGATATCAATGACTGCCTGGAGGATATCAATGACTGCCTGGAGGATATCAATGACTGCCTGGAGGATATCAATGACTGCCTGGAGGATATCAATGACTGCCTGGAGGATATCAATGACTGCCTGGAGGATATCACAGACGTCTCAAATAGCCACAGAACAGAGAGTTCGATTCCATTTTATAACTTCAATATGTTCTCATAG